The proteins below come from a single Arthrobacter crystallopoietes genomic window:
- a CDS encoding Lrp/AsnC family transcriptional regulator yields MKNSHPDETDLKIINALQIEPRLPWTSLAKVIGVDSVTLSRRWDRISADGAAWITAMATGHYRSIALVEVQCHPGQVLTTAKQASLDPAIHSIDLTSGLRDMVITLSTRDDEELADYILVRLGKLPGVRAIRTYIVNSPFKLGHQWTLRALTHEEAERIPRYRPPRTAAAKIVPPQLVAPIVSALEKNARATNAELSGILGISPQRVSDSIATMRMQGVLELRVDIAQTHSNWPVVTWYFLQVPSSTLTTANKALLSMNEVQFAGVATGQYNLIVALSSRSRSDTLGQETELERRLPGARIVDRSMVIRVYKHLGHLLNSSGRATGEIISLSRP; encoded by the coding sequence ATGAAGAATTCTCATCCTGACGAGACGGATTTGAAGATTATTAATGCTCTCCAAATCGAACCAAGGCTGCCGTGGACGTCTTTGGCCAAGGTGATCGGCGTCGATTCGGTGACACTTTCCCGGCGTTGGGACCGCATCTCCGCCGACGGCGCGGCATGGATCACAGCCATGGCAACCGGGCATTATCGCAGCATCGCGCTCGTGGAGGTGCAGTGCCACCCCGGACAGGTACTCACCACTGCCAAACAGGCAAGCCTGGATCCAGCTATCCATTCTATTGATCTCACAAGTGGACTCCGGGACATGGTCATTACGCTGTCCACCCGGGACGATGAAGAATTGGCCGACTACATCCTCGTCCGGCTGGGAAAGCTGCCCGGCGTCCGGGCGATCCGCACCTACATCGTCAATTCTCCGTTCAAGCTGGGACACCAGTGGACGTTGCGCGCCTTGACCCATGAGGAGGCCGAACGCATTCCGCGGTACCGTCCGCCGAGGACCGCCGCAGCAAAGATCGTTCCACCGCAGCTCGTAGCCCCGATCGTCAGCGCGCTCGAAAAGAATGCCCGCGCTACCAACGCCGAGCTATCCGGAATACTTGGCATCAGCCCCCAGCGGGTGAGCGACTCCATTGCCACGATGAGGATGCAGGGGGTGCTGGAACTCAGGGTGGACATTGCCCAGACGCACTCGAACTGGCCGGTTGTCACCTGGTACTTCCTGCAGGTCCCAAGCTCAACCTTGACCACCGCAAACAAAGCTCTGCTCAGCATGAACGAGGTACAGTTCGCGGGAGTCGCAACAGGCCAATACAACCTCATTGTGGCGCTAAGCTCACGCAGCAGGTCGGACACGCTGGGACAGGAAACGGAGCTCGAGCGGCGACTGCCCGGCGCCCGGATTGTGGATAGGTCCATGGTGATCCGGGTATATAAGCATCTGGGGCACCTGCTCAACTCCTCGGGCCGCGCTACTGGAGAAATCATTAGCCTGAGCCGCCCCTGA
- a CDS encoding MBL fold metallo-hydrolase produces MTTETVPTHELKPHVVALGTAGGPRWWKGAGQGERSGIATAVMVGEAAYLVDMGHGVGRQLMMAGIEIPQIRGMFLTHLHSDHTIDLASMTVFGFLHIVDPAQRPIKILGPGNRGMLPLPSPRAATAPEPLFPENPTLGTREMVETLFRAYSTDVNDRVIDSLRPSPLKYFQAEDIVVPDSAGFHPNADPTPDMEPFEIYRDELVTVTATLVRHPPIAPAYAFRFDTAGGSVTISGDTAPCDNLVRLAEDTDLLMHEAIDFGWVEKAYAHEEPAIAQASVDHHHKSHTSPRQAGEIATRAGARALALHHLVPGTADPAVWRRAEETFAGPVYVPDDLEIISFARDAVPSLATAEKV; encoded by the coding sequence ATGACTACTGAGACTGTGCCGACACATGAGTTGAAGCCCCATGTCGTTGCTTTAGGCACTGCTGGTGGCCCCCGCTGGTGGAAGGGGGCCGGGCAGGGCGAACGTTCCGGTATTGCAACCGCGGTGATGGTCGGCGAGGCGGCGTACTTGGTGGACATGGGCCATGGTGTGGGCCGGCAGCTGATGATGGCCGGTATCGAGATCCCACAGATCCGCGGGATGTTCCTGACCCATCTGCATTCGGACCACACCATCGATTTGGCCAGCATGACGGTTTTCGGGTTCCTGCACATCGTGGACCCGGCCCAACGGCCCATCAAGATTCTGGGGCCCGGCAACCGTGGCATGCTTCCGCTTCCCTCGCCTCGTGCCGCCACCGCGCCCGAGCCGCTGTTTCCGGAAAATCCGACCTTGGGCACGCGCGAGATGGTGGAGACGTTGTTTCGGGCATACTCCACGGACGTCAACGACCGGGTCATTGATTCTCTACGCCCCTCACCCCTGAAATATTTTCAGGCCGAGGACATTGTGGTGCCGGACTCCGCAGGCTTCCATCCGAACGCCGACCCGACTCCCGACATGGAACCCTTCGAAATTTACCGCGATGAACTCGTGACGGTGACGGCAACGTTGGTCAGGCATCCACCGATCGCTCCTGCCTATGCCTTCCGCTTCGACACTGCAGGCGGCTCAGTGACCATTTCCGGGGATACCGCACCGTGCGACAATCTGGTCCGATTAGCAGAGGACACGGACCTCTTGATGCACGAGGCTATCGACTTCGGCTGGGTGGAGAAAGCCTATGCCCATGAAGAGCCGGCGATTGCGCAAGCCTCGGTGGATCACCACCATAAGTCGCACACGAGTCCCCGGCAGGCCGGCGAAATAGCCACCCGCGCCGGGGCCCGTGCGCTCGCCCTTCACCATCTTGTACCGGGAACCGCTGATCCGGCGGTCTGGCGCAGGGCCGAAGAAACCTTTGCCGGCCCGGTTTACGTTCCGGACGATCTGGAGATCATCTCCTTTGCCCGGGACGCTGTTCCTTCCCTCGCTACTGCAGAAAAGGTGTGA
- a CDS encoding LysR family transcriptional regulator → MQITLRQLEYFLAVADLGSVSAAARRCHVSPGGLSLALNDLEAGLGVQLMLRRKAKGATLTSAGRWVAERARSIVTDAGELQFAAQRIQGELVGPLKVGCFGTLSPWLLPRIIEFFATNHPAVDIELVEGSSDLLQQLLLDGELDVCLMYSLHVNTELELTTVAPVRLQLLLSPDHPLADQDEIALRDLGDSPAALLGLQPARDLAETQLRNAGFEPQIKWRSTNVETIRSLVARGLAYSVLMGRPLGDQTYEGLPLAYRRIKDDLPDNAVVAAYPRGTVPSEKVRALLSYCQDEFSADKSPVQ, encoded by the coding sequence ATGCAGATAACCCTCCGTCAGCTGGAGTATTTTCTAGCCGTAGCGGATCTGGGCTCCGTCAGCGCTGCGGCCCGGCGTTGCCACGTCTCTCCGGGAGGTCTGTCGCTGGCTCTGAATGATCTTGAGGCCGGTCTCGGCGTACAGCTGATGTTGCGGCGAAAAGCCAAAGGCGCAACTCTGACGTCCGCCGGCCGTTGGGTAGCGGAGCGGGCGCGTTCCATTGTGACGGACGCCGGAGAGCTTCAGTTCGCAGCCCAGCGGATCCAGGGAGAGCTTGTCGGGCCCTTGAAGGTCGGCTGTTTCGGAACGCTCTCGCCCTGGCTGCTGCCCCGCATCATCGAATTCTTCGCGACAAACCACCCGGCGGTAGACATTGAACTGGTGGAGGGATCATCAGACCTGCTGCAACAGCTGCTGCTCGACGGCGAGCTGGACGTCTGCCTCATGTACTCTCTGCACGTAAATACAGAGCTGGAGCTGACAACAGTCGCCCCTGTCCGGCTTCAGCTACTACTCAGCCCCGACCACCCGCTGGCCGACCAAGACGAAATAGCCCTACGCGATCTCGGAGACTCACCGGCCGCGCTGCTGGGGCTCCAGCCGGCGCGTGATCTGGCCGAAACCCAGTTGCGCAACGCCGGCTTCGAACCGCAGATCAAGTGGCGCAGTACCAACGTCGAAACGATTCGCTCCCTCGTCGCCCGCGGACTCGCCTACTCCGTCCTCATGGGGCGCCCCCTCGGAGACCAAACCTATGAAGGCCTGCCCCTGGCGTACCGGCGCATCAAAGACGACTTACCGGACAACGCGGTAGTTGCGGCGTATCCGCGAGGCACCGTCCCGTCCGAGAAGGTCCGTGCATTACTCAGCTACTGTCAGGACGAATTCTCTGCGGACAAGTCGCCGGTGCAGTAG
- a CDS encoding acetyl/propionyl/methylcrotonyl-CoA carboxylase subunit alpha yields MKKVLIANRGEIAVRVARACSDAGLASVAVYSDPDADALHVRRADEAYALGGRTGAETYLNIPKLIDVARRAGADAVHPGYGFLSENAEFAQAVGDAGLAWIGPTPESIRILGNKVTAREIAVRAGAPLVPGSDGPVDSAAEVLDFAEQYGLPVAIKAAFGGGGRGLKIARRMEDIEDAFESAVREATVAFGRGECFVERFLDKPRHVEAQVLADTHGNVVVVGTRDCSLQRRNQKLVEEAPAPFLTDDQRRQIHESAKAICREAGYHGAGTVEYLVGQDGIVSFLEVNTRLQVEHPVTEETTGVDLVREQFRIAAGEPLSLTEDPQPNGHAFEFRLNAEDPARGFLPGPGTITAFEPPTGSGVRVDSGVRSGSTIPGDYDSLMAKLIVRGADRAQALRRAKVALDEMVIAGVPTVLPFHRAVVRDGDFTRDDAYGVYTTWIETEFAAVLAASPEIAAAEQGGEREELTIDVDGKAMRIGLPAQLLHSLLHGGGSTAQVQQDNDDAVGVEVLVVPMSGNLVKWLADDGAELAAGAPVAVVEAMKMETTIEAHRAGTLTRGGQQPGTPIVQGEELGRIG; encoded by the coding sequence ATGAAAAAGGTTCTGATTGCCAACCGCGGCGAGATCGCCGTGCGGGTTGCCCGCGCCTGCAGCGACGCCGGGCTGGCGTCCGTGGCGGTGTACTCGGATCCGGATGCGGACGCGCTGCATGTGCGCCGGGCCGACGAGGCGTACGCGCTCGGTGGCCGCACCGGGGCTGAGACCTACCTGAACATCCCCAAGCTCATCGACGTCGCCCGCCGCGCCGGCGCCGATGCCGTGCATCCCGGTTACGGTTTCCTCTCCGAAAACGCCGAGTTCGCCCAGGCCGTCGGCGACGCGGGACTGGCCTGGATCGGCCCCACCCCGGAATCCATTCGCATACTCGGCAACAAGGTCACCGCCCGCGAGATTGCCGTCCGCGCCGGTGCCCCGCTGGTGCCAGGCAGCGACGGGCCGGTGGACAGCGCCGCCGAGGTGCTGGACTTCGCGGAGCAGTACGGCCTGCCGGTGGCCATCAAGGCTGCCTTCGGCGGCGGCGGCCGCGGCCTGAAGATCGCCCGCCGGATGGAGGACATCGAGGACGCCTTCGAGTCCGCCGTTCGCGAGGCCACCGTCGCTTTCGGCCGCGGCGAATGCTTCGTGGAACGCTTCCTGGATAAGCCGCGCCACGTCGAGGCGCAGGTGCTCGCCGACACGCACGGAAATGTTGTGGTGGTGGGCACGCGCGACTGCTCGCTGCAGCGGCGCAACCAGAAACTGGTGGAGGAAGCCCCCGCCCCGTTCCTCACCGATGACCAGCGCCGGCAAATCCACGAGTCGGCCAAGGCCATCTGCCGCGAGGCCGGCTATCACGGTGCCGGCACGGTCGAGTACCTGGTGGGCCAAGACGGGATCGTGTCCTTCCTCGAGGTCAACACCCGCCTGCAGGTGGAGCATCCGGTCACCGAGGAAACCACCGGCGTCGACCTCGTGCGCGAGCAGTTCCGCATCGCCGCGGGGGAGCCGCTGAGCCTCACCGAGGACCCGCAGCCCAACGGCCACGCCTTCGAATTCCGGCTCAACGCCGAGGATCCCGCCCGCGGCTTCCTGCCCGGCCCCGGCACCATCACCGCGTTCGAGCCGCCCACCGGCTCCGGCGTGCGCGTGGACTCGGGCGTGCGTTCCGGCTCGACCATTCCCGGCGACTACGACTCGCTGATGGCCAAGCTGATCGTGCGCGGCGCCGACCGTGCCCAGGCGCTTCGCCGGGCCAAGGTGGCGCTGGATGAAATGGTCATTGCGGGCGTGCCCACGGTGCTGCCCTTCCACCGCGCAGTGGTCCGCGACGGCGACTTCACCCGGGATGACGCGTACGGCGTCTACACCACCTGGATCGAAACCGAGTTCGCAGCCGTGCTGGCGGCCTCACCCGAAATCGCGGCCGCGGAGCAGGGCGGCGAGCGTGAAGAGCTCACCATCGACGTCGACGGCAAGGCCATGCGCATCGGCCTGCCCGCGCAGCTGCTGCACTCGCTGCTGCATGGTGGCGGCTCTACCGCTCAAGTGCAACAGGACAACGACGACGCCGTGGGCGTAGAGGTGCTTGTGGTCCCCATGAGCGGCAATCTGGTCAAATGGCTGGCCGACGACGGCGCCGAACTGGCCGCGGGCGCTCCGGTCGCCGTGGTCGAGGCCATGAAAATGGAAACCACTATCGAGGCGCACCGTGCCGGCACCCTGACGCGGGGCGGCCAGCAGCCGGGGACTCCCATCGTGCAGGGCGAGGAGTTGGGCCGCATTGGCTAG
- a CDS encoding MFS transporter yields the protein MRRILASSFIGSAIEYYDFLLYATAAAIVFGQVFFTDLGPGMAAFASFGTLAAGYVARPLGGAIFGHFGDRVGRKTVLIVSMMTMGVATTLIGLLPTTAQIGVIAPILLITLRVVQGLAVGGEWGGAMLMALEHSPDKKRGFAASFANMGAPAGALLATLAVSLFTLLPDGQFLAWGWRVPFLISIVLVTVGLVIRLKVSETPLFQQLEAKADSKKIPLTEVLTKHPKNLVLGIIAGTSVYTIAGMVTVWAVSYAVDAGADKTGVLNAKALAAFGMVITTMIGARLSDRFGRKPVMLTGVIAAALCAFPILWLVDSGTVVGFTVAVVLGQALQGLIFGPFGAFTAELFPTRVRYTGASLSYQSASTFGAGFTPAIAAGLLVIGGGSLTLLGSVWIVAFIAAAVAILLTKEGRTQDLAGMK from the coding sequence ATGCGGAGGATTCTTGCCTCCAGCTTCATCGGTAGTGCCATCGAATACTATGACTTCCTGCTTTACGCCACAGCCGCGGCCATCGTGTTCGGACAGGTCTTCTTCACCGATCTCGGCCCGGGCATGGCAGCTTTTGCCTCCTTCGGAACACTGGCCGCCGGCTACGTTGCCCGCCCCTTGGGCGGCGCGATCTTCGGCCATTTCGGTGACCGCGTTGGCCGCAAAACCGTGCTCATCGTCTCCATGATGACCATGGGCGTGGCAACGACGTTGATCGGACTCCTGCCTACAACCGCGCAGATCGGCGTCATTGCACCCATCCTGCTCATCACGTTGCGCGTGGTTCAGGGTCTGGCGGTCGGCGGCGAATGGGGCGGCGCCATGCTCATGGCACTGGAACACTCGCCTGACAAGAAGCGCGGCTTCGCAGCGAGTTTCGCCAATATGGGTGCGCCGGCGGGTGCCCTGCTGGCGACTTTGGCCGTCAGTCTCTTCACGCTGCTGCCGGATGGCCAGTTCCTGGCCTGGGGTTGGCGGGTTCCGTTCCTGATCAGCATCGTGTTGGTGACCGTCGGCCTGGTCATCAGGCTGAAGGTCAGCGAGACTCCGCTGTTCCAGCAGTTGGAGGCGAAAGCGGATTCAAAGAAAATTCCGCTGACTGAGGTCCTGACCAAACATCCGAAAAACCTGGTCTTGGGCATCATTGCCGGAACGAGCGTCTACACAATCGCGGGCATGGTCACCGTATGGGCGGTCTCCTACGCCGTCGATGCCGGCGCGGACAAAACAGGTGTCCTCAACGCCAAGGCTTTGGCTGCCTTCGGTATGGTCATCACCACCATGATCGGCGCCCGCCTCAGCGATCGGTTCGGTCGCAAGCCGGTTATGCTCACCGGTGTTATCGCCGCAGCCCTCTGCGCCTTCCCGATTCTTTGGTTGGTGGACAGCGGCACCGTAGTGGGCTTCACCGTCGCTGTGGTGCTGGGCCAAGCCCTGCAGGGCCTGATCTTCGGACCCTTCGGTGCCTTCACCGCCGAACTGTTCCCCACCCGTGTCCGTTACACCGGGGCCTCCCTGTCCTACCAGAGCGCCTCTACTTTCGGCGCCGGTTTCACGCCCGCAATCGCCGCTGGCCTGCTCGTGATCGGGGGCGGCAGCCTCACACTGCTTGGTTCCGTTTGGATCGTCGCCTTCATTGCGGCAGCCGTAGCCATCCTGCTGACCAAGGAAGGCCGCACCCAGGACTTGGCCGGGATGAAATAG
- a CDS encoding MFS transporter yields the protein MSSTRGRASTTTAASIRLFVPVLVALEFFSGLVQGWIVPLLGEIGRVFQVPGGATSWVLAVGLLSSAVSVPLIAMLGDRFGQQRLLVVSVALAAAGSLLVAFAPAFAFVLLGAAVQGPVAAFLPLAMALLKAHRQKSANKDIGLMVGALTFGVAAGSVLGGVAMDVIGSLLWVQLIPALGIALFVPLVRVLVPEGRPDASRMIDWKGAALLGAGLVGVMYGLSEAPQRGWLSEHALIPLVVGILALVLFLRVERRAPSPLVDLPAIRSSHLGNPIFIGFLVAVTMFGNQSPPVLFLSANPAVTGYGAGLSTTGVGIVLAVSAGSLTLGSFSSFLLAKVLGRSRALVLACLLSAAALVCMAFVPSSVLLFTLWLAIGGIGMGVVLGVLPGVVIERAPVAAPASASGVYNTARTIGGSLAGAFVASTTLLVTSAGTSSGNTAPSMQAFQIIWMVFAALNVAGAVCAVFISRPPAAVHAEAEFELVEEAAARR from the coding sequence ATGAGTTCGACCAGGGGGCGGGCGTCCACGACGACGGCCGCAAGCATTCGATTGTTCGTACCGGTCCTTGTTGCACTGGAGTTCTTCTCAGGTCTTGTACAGGGCTGGATTGTGCCGCTGCTGGGCGAGATCGGGCGCGTCTTCCAAGTGCCCGGCGGGGCCACCAGTTGGGTCCTTGCCGTGGGCCTGCTGTCATCGGCGGTTTCCGTTCCGCTTATCGCGATGCTGGGGGACCGGTTCGGGCAACAGCGGCTCCTGGTCGTTTCCGTGGCTCTTGCCGCTGCAGGATCATTGCTCGTCGCCTTCGCACCGGCATTTGCGTTCGTTCTGCTCGGCGCCGCAGTCCAAGGCCCTGTGGCTGCGTTTCTGCCACTGGCAATGGCACTGTTGAAAGCGCACCGTCAGAAGTCGGCCAACAAGGACATCGGATTGATGGTAGGTGCGCTTACGTTCGGGGTTGCCGCCGGAAGCGTGTTGGGCGGGGTCGCGATGGACGTGATCGGGTCGCTTCTCTGGGTGCAGTTGATTCCCGCGTTGGGCATCGCGTTGTTCGTGCCGCTTGTGCGAGTGCTCGTGCCCGAAGGCCGGCCCGACGCCAGCAGGATGATCGACTGGAAAGGTGCTGCGCTGCTCGGTGCCGGGCTCGTGGGTGTGATGTATGGCCTGTCCGAAGCGCCTCAGCGCGGCTGGCTGTCTGAGCATGCGCTCATCCCCCTGGTGGTCGGGATTCTCGCGCTCGTGCTGTTCCTACGCGTGGAACGCCGGGCACCATCCCCACTTGTGGACCTTCCGGCGATCCGCTCCTCTCATCTGGGAAACCCAATATTTATTGGCTTCCTGGTAGCGGTCACGATGTTCGGCAACCAGTCTCCGCCCGTGTTGTTCCTAAGCGCAAACCCCGCAGTAACGGGTTACGGTGCCGGACTTTCTACTACAGGTGTGGGCATTGTTCTCGCTGTATCAGCCGGAAGTCTTACTCTTGGTTCCTTCTCATCTTTCCTCCTTGCAAAGGTGCTGGGACGCAGCCGGGCTCTTGTCCTTGCCTGCTTGCTTTCCGCCGCCGCGTTGGTCTGCATGGCGTTTGTGCCTTCCTCGGTTCTGCTGTTTACGCTCTGGCTGGCAATCGGTGGAATAGGTATGGGTGTGGTGTTGGGGGTACTGCCCGGTGTGGTCATCGAGCGGGCGCCGGTTGCGGCGCCAGCCTCAGCGTCGGGGGTCTACAACACCGCCCGCACCATCGGTGGTTCCCTCGCCGGTGCATTTGTCGCATCTACCACCCTGCTGGTCACTTCTGCCGGTACGTCTTCAGGGAACACAGCACCTTCGATGCAGGCCTTTCAGATCATCTGGATGGTCTTTGCCGCACTGAATGTCGCTGGCGCCGTCTGTGCCGTTTTCATCTCACGGCCCCCGGCGGCGGTGCATGCCGAGGCAGAATTTGAGCTCGTCGAGGAGGCGGCTGCGCGGCGGTAG
- a CDS encoding PDR/VanB family oxidoreductase: protein MKTPLNSEFFDVEVTETEPASDSILALRLEHPRGEALPSWEAGAHVDVMLPNGLLRQYSLCSRPEDSFWRLGVLREPQGRGGSAWIHDELRPGTKLQVRGPRNNFSLDAAPRYLFIAGGIGITPILPMIRQAEAAGADWKLIYLGRSRTSMAFLEELVVYHDRVHIHTDDVSGLFPLEPLLDGLDASTHVYACGPGPLLNALEKLTGDWPGPNRYHSERFVSRPATDSDCKTLDTEFSVETADGTEILVPPGTSVLEALLESGIPVLNSCREGICGTCETPVISGEIDHRDSLLSGEERQAGDTMMICVSRCFGKRLVLDI, encoded by the coding sequence TTGAAAACCCCGTTGAACAGCGAATTTTTCGATGTAGAAGTCACCGAGACCGAACCTGCGTCCGATTCCATACTGGCGCTGCGGCTTGAACACCCTCGCGGTGAGGCGCTGCCCTCATGGGAGGCTGGCGCCCATGTGGACGTCATGCTGCCCAACGGCCTGCTGCGCCAATACTCGCTCTGTTCCCGGCCAGAGGATAGCTTTTGGCGTCTCGGCGTACTGCGGGAGCCGCAGGGACGCGGCGGATCCGCCTGGATACACGACGAACTGCGACCCGGTACCAAATTGCAGGTGCGCGGTCCCCGGAACAACTTCAGTCTGGACGCTGCACCACGGTATCTCTTTATTGCCGGCGGAATCGGTATCACCCCAATCCTGCCCATGATCCGGCAAGCCGAGGCGGCAGGCGCGGACTGGAAACTCATCTACCTGGGCAGGAGCCGTACGTCCATGGCGTTCCTGGAGGAACTTGTTGTTTACCACGACCGTGTCCACATCCACACGGACGATGTGTCCGGGCTTTTTCCGCTTGAACCGCTCCTCGATGGGCTGGACGCGTCCACCCATGTCTACGCCTGTGGGCCGGGACCGCTGCTGAATGCCCTCGAGAAACTGACCGGGGACTGGCCAGGACCTAACCGCTACCATTCCGAGCGGTTCGTCTCCCGCCCGGCTACCGACTCCGACTGCAAGACATTGGACACGGAGTTCAGCGTAGAAACGGCAGACGGCACAGAGATCCTGGTCCCCCCAGGCACTTCAGTTTTGGAAGCGCTGCTGGAAAGTGGCATACCCGTTCTTAATTCATGCCGCGAAGGCATCTGCGGCACTTGCGAAACCCCGGTGATCTCCGGGGAGATCGACCACCGGGACAGTCTACTGTCAGGGGAAGAACGCCAGGCGGGGGACACCATGATGATCTGTGTCTCGCGCTGCTTCGGCAAGCGCCTGGTACTAGACATTTAG
- a CDS encoding GntR family transcriptional regulator produces MSLNASLAEESARDRAAHAHTGAWLAGLLRERIAEGHLLPGSKLSEQALADSFGVSRNTLREAFTVLAGEQVVTRIPNRGVLVASPGAEGVREIYRVRRMLEPAAVLWGPELDIVALKTIIADARAALARGSVPEMADANQRFHAELVRATGSTDLQDVMTRVLARMRLVFHSMRHAPDFHSHYVELNAGLVDLLAEGRREEAAEALRGYLDQAEAELLEHLEA; encoded by the coding sequence ATGTCGTTGAACGCATCACTGGCGGAAGAGTCCGCACGAGACCGGGCCGCCCATGCCCACACGGGGGCTTGGCTGGCCGGACTGCTGCGCGAGCGGATCGCCGAGGGGCACTTGCTGCCCGGCTCCAAGCTGTCCGAACAGGCGCTCGCCGACTCCTTCGGGGTCTCCCGCAACACACTGCGCGAAGCCTTCACCGTCCTGGCCGGAGAGCAGGTTGTCACCCGCATCCCCAACCGCGGAGTCCTGGTTGCCTCCCCGGGAGCTGAAGGGGTCCGCGAGATCTACCGCGTGCGCCGGATGCTGGAGCCCGCCGCTGTGCTCTGGGGGCCCGAACTCGACATAGTCGCCCTGAAGACGATCATTGCCGATGCCCGGGCAGCGCTGGCCCGGGGATCGGTGCCAGAGATGGCCGATGCCAACCAGCGATTCCACGCGGAACTGGTCCGTGCCACCGGCAGCACGGACCTGCAGGACGTGATGACCCGGGTATTGGCCCGGATGCGCCTGGTCTTCCACTCGATGCGGCACGCGCCCGACTTCCACAGCCATTACGTGGAACTCAATGCGGGGCTGGTGGACCTGCTCGCCGAAGGCCGCCGCGAGGAAGCCGCCGAGGCCCTGCGCGGCTACCTGGATCAGGCGGAGGCAGAACTGCTGGAGCACCTCGAAGCCTGA
- a CDS encoding M20 family metallopeptidase has protein sequence MNANQNIRATIIRTVETCSHLLIELSKSIGNRPELAFEEFHAAAEIADVLENNGFDVTRSAYGLPTAVEAVYGNGDCTVAVLAEYDALPGIGHACGHNVIAGAAVGAVLALKPVAEELNLRIKLLGTPAEEKGGGKILMLERGAWDDTDFSLMVHGATGAQTPCASFRTQAYEHLAVTFTGRTAHAAAAPHEGVNAGDAATLAQVALGLLRQQLKPTVVVASFVVSGGAATNIIPGKTNLQVEIRAFDEDDWLDASARVRSCLEGAAIATGCQVVIEQTEIPYAPMRQHDDIAAYWDNNIEQLGYTLETTGGMGSGSTDMGNISQFLPAIHPCITFANCDAVPHTIEFAQAAVSQTGDTAMIDGAKALALTVADVARNQQLTDHLTELRHARSAQAVVTTHA, from the coding sequence ATGAACGCAAACCAGAACATCCGTGCAACCATCATCCGAACAGTAGAGACATGCAGCCACTTATTGATCGAGCTGAGCAAGAGCATCGGTAACCGCCCAGAACTCGCGTTCGAGGAGTTCCATGCCGCAGCCGAGATAGCCGACGTTTTGGAGAACAACGGCTTTGACGTCACACGGAGCGCCTACGGGCTCCCCACTGCCGTCGAAGCGGTATATGGCAACGGTGATTGCACTGTGGCGGTGCTTGCCGAGTACGACGCGCTGCCCGGGATCGGCCATGCCTGCGGCCATAATGTAATTGCCGGAGCTGCGGTGGGCGCGGTTCTGGCCCTCAAACCGGTAGCCGAGGAACTTAATCTGCGCATTAAGCTCCTCGGCACTCCGGCAGAAGAAAAGGGCGGCGGTAAGATCCTTATGCTCGAGCGAGGAGCTTGGGACGACACCGATTTCTCCCTCATGGTGCACGGCGCTACCGGAGCGCAGACGCCCTGTGCATCTTTCCGTACGCAGGCTTATGAGCATCTGGCCGTGACCTTCACCGGTCGCACTGCCCACGCAGCGGCGGCACCCCACGAAGGAGTCAACGCGGGCGATGCAGCGACGTTGGCACAGGTTGCGCTCGGTCTGTTGCGCCAGCAGCTCAAGCCCACTGTGGTGGTCGCCTCGTTCGTCGTCAGCGGGGGTGCGGCTACGAATATCATTCCCGGTAAAACGAACCTGCAGGTCGAAATACGGGCCTTCGACGAAGATGACTGGCTGGACGCCAGCGCCCGTGTCCGGTCCTGTCTGGAAGGCGCTGCCATCGCAACCGGTTGCCAGGTTGTGATTGAGCAGACCGAGATTCCTTACGCCCCGATGCGTCAGCACGACGATATCGCCGCCTACTGGGACAACAACATTGAGCAGCTCGGCTACACCTTGGAAACAACCGGCGGCATGGGCAGCGGATCCACGGACATGGGGAACATCTCCCAGTTCCTACCCGCCATCCACCCGTGTATCACCTTTGCTAACTGCGACGCCGTGCCGCACACCATCGAGTTTGCCCAAGCCGCTGTTTCACAGACCGGAGACACCGCCATGATCGACGGTGCCAAGGCCCTAGCCCTCACGGTGGCCGATGTCGCAAGGAACCAACAGCTCACTGACCATCTCACCGAACTTCGCCACGCCCGCTCGGCCCAAGCCGTTGTAACAACGCACGCCTGA